GATAGCGGCTGGGTTGCACCAGGCGGGCACGGCCGAGCGCCATGCCTTTCGCGGCCGTGGTACCTGCCAGTATCTGTCTCATGCAAACCCTCCGTGGTGGGATGGCCGGTCAGGCCAAGATCGATGCCGGCATCCGGCCAGCATCGCGAATCCCGATCGGGAAAGATCGCATGACGCAGCAAACCGGGCCGTGAATACAGCCTCAGGATGCGACGTTCGAGCGATCCATCCTCCCACTCAGGCCCCTTCGTCAAACTTGCGATCGAACAGTTCCACCACGGCGTTGATGGCGGATTCCTCATCCGGACCATCCGCGCGGACGGTGAGCGGTGTGCCGATGCCCGCCGCCAGCATCATGACGCCCATGATGCTTTGTGCGTTGACTTCGCGCCCCTTGCTGACCAGCCACACCGTCGATTTGAAACCCTGCACCAGCTGCACCAGCTTGGCCGACGCGCGCGCGTGCAGGCCGAGCTTGTTGGATACCACAATGTCTCGTTCAAGCATGGTCGATGAAGATTCCCCCGCGACCGCCACTGGCCGCTATTTCCGCCAGCTCATCCAGCGGTCTTTCAGCATAGTTGAGTACACGCAGCAGCATCGGCAGGTTGAGGCCCGATACGCAGCGCAGTCGCACGCCCAGCGCACCCAATGACAGACCGATGTTGCACGGCGTCGCACCGTACAGATCAGCCAGCACCAGCACGCCGTCGCCCTGGTCGAGGGCACGCGCATGCTTGGCGGTGAGCGTGCGCATCACGTCGGGGTCGGCCTGAGGAGGCACTTCGACAGCCTCCACCTGCAGCGGCAGTTTGGGCAGCACGTGGTGGGCGGCGGAGATCAGCGCCTGGCCGACCGCCTCGTGCGTCATCAGCAATACACCGACGCTCATGACGGCGTGCCGGTCCGTTTCATGGCTAAGGACAGCATGGCGATCACTCGAGTTCACGATGGAAGGTGAGCACGCCGTTGCGTAGCTCGCGATAGTGGGAGGCCAGCTTTTCCACCAGGTAGACCGACCGGTGCCGCCCGCCGGTGCATCCGATGGAGATGGTCACATAGCTGCGATCATCCACTTCGAAACGTGGAAGCCAGGTGTCGAGCCAGCGCATGGTGTCGGCCAGGTACTCGCCGACCAGGGGCTGGCCATCCAGGTAGTCGCGCACGGCTGCATCCTTGCCGGAGAGCGGACGCAAGGTCGGATCCCAGTGCGGGTTGGGCAGGCAGCGCGCGTCGAACACGAAGTCCGCGTCCAGCGGCAGGCCTCGCCGGAAGGCGAACGACTGGAACATGAGCGTCAGCCCCTCGGTCGCATCGGCATAGCCGGTGGCGAACAGGCGGCGCAACTGGTGCACGTTGAGGTCGCTGGAATCGATCACCTTGTCGGCGATGGCGGCAAGCGGGCGCAGCAGGCGACGTTCCTCGGCAATCGCATCGGCCAGCGACAGGCCCTGCCAGGAAAG
The window above is part of the Dyella jiangningensis genome. Proteins encoded here:
- a CDS encoding PTS sugar transporter subunit IIA; amino-acid sequence: MSVGVLLMTHEAVGQALISAAHHVLPKLPLQVEAVEVPPQADPDVMRTLTAKHARALDQGDGVLVLADLYGATPCNIGLSLGALGVRLRCVSGLNLPMLLRVLNYAERPLDELAEIAASGGRGGIFIDHA
- the rapZ gene encoding RNase adapter RapZ, coding for MSEKTPLLPSSPDATHLIVLTGMSGGGKTVALRALEDLEFYCVDNLPTVLLPQLVASVRRDAGEKRRHVAVGVDVRNPSEDLRRMPAMLSELAAAGVHAHLIFLDSRDEVLIKRYSETRRRHPLSWQGLSLADAIAEERRLLRPLAAIADKVIDSSDLNVHQLRRLFATGYADATEGLTLMFQSFAFRRGLPLDADFVFDARCLPNPHWDPTLRPLSGKDAAVRDYLDGQPLVGEYLADTMRWLDTWLPRFEVDDRSYVTISIGCTGGRHRSVYLVEKLASHYRELRNGVLTFHRELE
- a CDS encoding HPr family phosphocarrier protein, coding for MLERDIVVSNKLGLHARASAKLVQLVQGFKSTVWLVSKGREVNAQSIMGVMMLAAGIGTPLTVRADGPDEESAINAVVELFDRKFDEGA